A stretch of the Vigna radiata var. radiata cultivar VC1973A chromosome 7, Vradiata_ver6, whole genome shotgun sequence genome encodes the following:
- the LOC106767518 gene encoding uncharacterized protein LOC106767518, protein MAATSIPIRVAGIQACATSGHRRNDADRRRNSNANWWTPMFGWSPEPDYIESSSKESNTQPAELEAVPEATDSKRPKPRFAGGFTEEKAKQLRILTAKSFHDTMYHSAIASRLASDFKARTDL, encoded by the coding sequence ATGGCCGCCACTTCGATCCCCATCCGAGTCGCCGGAATCCAAGCCTGCGCTACCTCCGGCCACCGCAGAAACGATGCAGATCGCCGTAGAAATTCCAACGCAAACTGGTGGACCCCTATGTTCGGCTGGTCCCCCGAACCGGACTACATTGAGTCCAGCAGCAAAGAATCGAATACGCAGCCAGCCGAGCTAGAAGCTGTTCCGGAGGCGACGGATTCGAAACGGCCTAAACCGCGCTTCGCCGGTGGCTTCACGGAGGAGAAGGCGAAGCAGCTCCGGATATTGACCGCGAAGTCCTTTCACGATACTATGTATCACTCCGCAATCGCTTCTCGACTAGCCTCAGACTTCAAAGCCCGCACCGATCTTTAG
- the LOC106768488 gene encoding uncharacterized protein LOC106768488 isoform X2 — MASSSDPSNQETVLRRKNNGPPIKFLIPLIYAPVLPLIRLTLRHKPVLRDRLFTAVLAGGFAHGFYLMYPFLDLSGPATMVRYLLVKQHTD, encoded by the exons ATGGCCTCGTCCTCAGATCCTTCAAACCA AGAAACTGTTTTGAGAAGGAAGAACAACGGACCCCCAATTAAGTTCCTCATTCCTCTCATATATGCTCCCGTACTCCCTCTTA ttcgtCTAACGCTGCGGCATAAACCCGTCTTGAGAGATCGCTTGTTTACAGCTGTGTTGGCTGGAGGTTTTGCTCATGGTTTCTATTTGATGTATCCTTTTCTTGATCTTAGTGGTCCTGCTACAATG GTGAGGTACTTGTTGGTTAAACAACACACTGATTGA
- the LOC106768488 gene encoding uncharacterized protein LOC106768488 isoform X1, which produces MASSSDPSNQETVLRRKNNGPPIKFLIPLIYAPVLPLIRLTLRHKPVLRDRLFTAVLAGGFAHGFYLMYPFLDLSGPATMTFMIKRASDYAEHVSDIS; this is translated from the exons ATGGCCTCGTCCTCAGATCCTTCAAACCA AGAAACTGTTTTGAGAAGGAAGAACAACGGACCCCCAATTAAGTTCCTCATTCCTCTCATATATGCTCCCGTACTCCCTCTTA ttcgtCTAACGCTGCGGCATAAACCCGTCTTGAGAGATCGCTTGTTTACAGCTGTGTTGGCTGGAGGTTTTGCTCATGGTTTCTATTTGATGTATCCTTTTCTTGATCTTAGTGGTCCTGCTACAATG ACCTTTATGATAAAGAGAGCAAGTGATTATGCAGAGCATGTTTCAGACATTTCATAA
- the LOC106768488 gene encoding uncharacterized protein LOC106768488 isoform X4 — protein MASSSDPSNQETVLRRKNNGPPIKFLIPLIYAPVLPLIRLTLRHKPVLRDRLFTAVLAGGFAHGFYLITDLYDKESK, from the exons ATGGCCTCGTCCTCAGATCCTTCAAACCA AGAAACTGTTTTGAGAAGGAAGAACAACGGACCCCCAATTAAGTTCCTCATTCCTCTCATATATGCTCCCGTACTCCCTCTTA ttcgtCTAACGCTGCGGCATAAACCCGTCTTGAGAGATCGCTTGTTTACAGCTGTGTTGGCTGGAGGTTTTGCTCATGGTTTCTATTTGAT AACAGACCTTTATGATAAAGAGAGCAAGTGA
- the LOC106768488 gene encoding uncharacterized protein LOC106768488 isoform X3 — protein MASSSDPSNQETVLRRKNNGPPIKFLIPLIYAPVLPLIRLTLRHKPVLRDRLFTAVLAGGFAHGFYLMYPFLDLSGPATMNRPL, from the exons ATGGCCTCGTCCTCAGATCCTTCAAACCA AGAAACTGTTTTGAGAAGGAAGAACAACGGACCCCCAATTAAGTTCCTCATTCCTCTCATATATGCTCCCGTACTCCCTCTTA ttcgtCTAACGCTGCGGCATAAACCCGTCTTGAGAGATCGCTTGTTTACAGCTGTGTTGGCTGGAGGTTTTGCTCATGGTTTCTATTTGATGTATCCTTTTCTTGATCTTAGTGGTCCTGCTACAATG AACAGACCTTTATGA